Proteins encoded within one genomic window of Triticum aestivum cultivar Chinese Spring chromosome 2D, IWGSC CS RefSeq v2.1, whole genome shotgun sequence:
- the LOC123054449 gene encoding uncharacterized protein isoform X2, translating to MEVEGKPGSYFMDVDFWDNDAGFSTGAYSARNGDIFILSSIKPEAADDLNCYGVTYCLAMITGISMDDEYQKGFRVKVAKNIGSEEEDLNKLKHAIFLNNIMTSIRIWKALTFDTHMNGNFTVIKSLLSPTNLGEDVCRICVKQDGGCLASFTEQLMPVKLNQSQVDAIESVISAVQCGHVNLMKLIWGPPGTGKTKTVSALLWVLACLKCRTLTCAPTNVAVVGVCTRFLQTLKDLNEHIDSIRLPSSLGDILLFGSRSNMDIPEDLKEVFLDFRVVELVECFSSLFGWNYRIASMISFFEDCASRYDMHLEDDGKIDPMCFLDFIKKQFDAAAIALKRCIMNLWVHLPGRCFSRDSVINISSLLNMLEKLGTLLCNVDLTDEGLKRGFGCLSTENYVCAQPISSIEKEFDGARSSCLKLLKDLLHSLNLPTGVDKNWVQSYCIRNATLLFCTTSSSYRLHHMNIAPLDVLIVDEAAQVRECELVIPLRLHWLKHVVLVGDDCQLSAMAKSKVCKEAGFETSLFGRLVMLKFDKHLLNIQYRMNPCISLFPNTQFYERKILDGSNVLSPSYNKHYTCLPFGSYTFINVTDGREDKEGTGNSRRNMVEVAVVLHLIQTIFISWKRMDQGLSIGVVSPYKAQVDAIKSRLGKKYDTCDGFHVRVKSTDGFQGEEDDIIILSTVRSNERGVVGFLADNRRTNVALTRARHCLWIVGNAHTLSKSGTEWTDLVADAERRKCVFCATNDAAICKLVVQVKQELDELDDLLNADSAVFSKTRWKVVLSDEFRKSFTKLKSTQLRKEVLQKLIRLGDGWRTTVKNIDIPGASHIAKIYKVRNLYLVWSTDVEKTEGRYFQIIRIWDLVSQQNVARTVQHLENLFSMYTDDYLDHCRRVQTQGKLEVPMVWHIEHDIIRFNKDCNVDAHEEHNLVDTSYAMENSKVSESFLLMKFYSLSSGVAKHLLTATDGSEIDIPFELTDEEQIIVQFPLTSFILGRSGTGKTTVLTMKLIQKEQQSLIASQGLNFDAADLSGVDDNNIMPLKNGGDSFVKQVFITVSPKLCSAIKDHICGLKRFGTGDVSDQSSILHMHDIMDDLEEFTEIPDSFRDLPHEHYPLTITYRKFLMMLDGTCRTSFFDAFYGEMKTSFERGHSRSRAVQTFIELKEVTYEKFATFYWPRFNADLTKKFAASTVFTEIISHIKGAYQASRPYIGKLGRQDYVMLSDKRFSCLNNEKRDRIYDIFLEYESMKCTAKEFDLSDFVNSLHSSLVSEGYHGDMVDFVYIDEVQDLTMTQIALLKYVCMNIKEGFLFAGDTAQTIARGIDFRFEDIRSLFYTTFLSETEASNQGLKHGKKPHLSDMFQLSQNFRTHSGILRMAQSIMSLLYFFFPSSVDKLNPETGLVYGEAPVLLESDNDENAIMTIFGESKTKHGNLRGFGAEQVILVRDDAAKKQIIDLVGKQALVLTIVECKGLEFQDVLLYNFFGSSPLRNKWRVLYGYMKDKDIMSHSEEISHPGFDRSKHYLLCSELKQLYVAITRTRQRLWICENTEDYCRPMFDYWKKLCLVEVRLLDSSLIQAMQTGSSSDDWRLRGTKLFNEGQFEMATMCFEKAGDAHREKLARAAGLVATANRVISTNLELGKASLQTASEIYESIGMHEKAATCYIKLGDYKKAGMVYMQKCGTSKLEDAGDCFAMAECWLEAAEVFLKAKCYTKFFSMCSKGKNLFNLGLQFLQQLEEEHSLENSKSLEVSAIRTKYLDNCAQHYFERGDIKHMMPFVKAFSSMDDVRAFLNSRNLVDELLSLEMEMGNFLEAAGIVKHNGDVLLEVDMLEKAGLFEDATRLLLLHIIVDSLWSSNSRGWPPKRYAEKEQLLSRAKEMAEKVSECFYRFVCVEADALSDVNKSLPSLNCTLLEGRKCANLLVELVASRSILDVHLQSRASGYNIELGAGPEDENSCTDMLASNQMSPQTLFYVWNHWKSIIIKVLSHLCHTDGPELNDYAIMYEDLCAKYFGLRKDGEVDRYVVLNVNASWLSTTGRNSLQQDGNRCFLGAPQCYSCAQCFWMNELSSVGFSVLKKLESIVQISPNPSSSYTLVRTILIINEIAKFLEEPQFSMTKSSMKLRSFFVLCERRFFELVFLLWRDGTTRSLLRILDSPAAYGLIADSLGANLRPENKKLTHGHLGRTTMLLLHAAQLDEELLSRLLQYLDNNSEWAEFFQYFKRFLDSGGDRSSLILNFKRSLDFTFNVKWKDELDYISPICYVGLMECLGFMASSCLIQNDFICCTKSLLVNMLECRTSKVYIDTCLVSNSSPDSDLHRLACSSGHFMYHTIMTILTTKHMLQEWVHKTSSPSSTSYKQVLLRLVVTLYPLILTLSLGDCYEVTSNLLRNEVFKDLPLEFSQKIVRALQMKSRTPNNFTSELADALAAIGDNMVVIGSPKGPVVCQNLNAYMISKEDLHDVSKIMALLCPEEPSSVKQETPLPEETDGDKSGNVISGNIPKAVLDNEMERRSEIDSIEVLFEKLASLRANREGLRDPRAVIEFLISALPWLESGFISGIDKRLLEDIRRICSEFENGSDRAKRNACLAVEKLLQSEDKLPLIFRLLTAARLCMFTNQMREKAMNDRRNNAAADAVLPHAEADGWSDDDEPDTGEAASTSKKAVQKQKGMKKSKKSKGRGKK from the exons ATGGAGGTAGAAGGAAAACCAGGATCATATTTTATGGATGTGGACTTTTGGGACAATGATGCTGGTTTTTCCACCGGGGCTTATTCTGCGAGGAATGGTGACATATTTATTTTGTCTAGCATAAAACCTGAAGCTGCAGATGACTTAAACTGCTATGGTGTGACATATTGCTTGGCAATGATCACTGGGATTTCTATGGATGATGAATACCAGAAGGGCTTCAGAGTTAAAGTTGCAAAGAATATTGGTTCGGAAGAAGAAGACTTGAACAAACTCAAACATGCAATATTTCTCAATAATATCATGACAAGCATACGGATTTGGAAAGCACTTACCTTTGATACGCACATGAATGGCAATTTCACAGTAATCAAGTCGCTCTTATCCCCCACAAATCTG GGTGAGGATGTTTGCCGTATCTGTGTTAAACAGGATGGGGGCTGTTTAGCTTCTTTCACAGAGCAACTAATGCCAGTTAAGCTTAATCAATCACAAGTGGATGCTATTGAATCTGTCATCTCAGCTGTACAATGTGGGCATGTGAACCTCATGAAGCTTATATGGGGTCCACCAGGTACTGGCAAGACCAAGACGGTTAGCGCTTTACTGTGGGTTTTGGCATGTTTGAAATGCAGAACTCTTACTTGTGCTCCCACAAATGTTGCTGTTGTTGGAGTTTGCACTCGTTTCCTTCAAACCTTGAAGGATTTGAATGAGCACATTGACAGCATTCGTCTACCTTCTTCTCTTGGAGATATCTTGCTATTTGGGAGCAGGTCTAACATGGACATCCCTGAGGATCTTAAGGAAGTTTTCTTGGACTTTCGTGTCGTTGAACTTGTGGAATGCTTTTCATCGTTGTTCGGATGGAACTACAGAATAGCTTCAATGATATCCTTTTTCGAAGACTGTGCTTCACGCTATGATATGCATCTTGAGGATGATGGCAAAATTGATCCAATGTGCTTTCTGGACTTCATAAAGAAACAATTTGATGCGGCAGCAATAGCTCTGAAAAGATGCATAATGAATTTGTGGGTTCACCttcctggaaggtgcttttctCGTGATAGTGTCATAAATATATCTTCGTTGCTTAATATGCTGGAAAAACTTGGCACCCTTCTGTGCAATGTAGACTTGACTGACGAGGGTTTGAAAAGGGGCTTTGGTTGTCTGTCCACTGAAAACTATGTTTGTGCACAGCCTATATCTTCTATTGAGAAGGAATTTGATGGAGCAAGGTCGTCATGCCTTAAATTGCTTAAAGATCTGCTACACTCGCTTAATTTACCAACTGGAGTAGACAAAAACTGGGTCCAGAGCTACTGCATACGTAATGCAACACTTCTTTTCTGTACAACCTCTAGCTCTTATCGGTTACATCACATGAATATTGCACCCCTCGATGTATTAATTGTTGATGAGGCTGCTCAAGTGCGGGAGTGTGAATTGGTGATCCCATTACGTCTGCATTGGTTAAAACATGTTGTTTTGGTAGGAGATGACTGTCAGCTGAGTGCAATGGCTAAAAGCAAA GTATGCAAAGAAGCTGGATTTGAGACAAGTCTATTTGGGAGATTGGTTatgctcaaatttgataaacaTTTGCTGAATATACAGTATCGCATGAATCCTTGTATCAGCTTATTTCCAAATACTCAGTTTTATGAGAGGAAGATTTTAGATGGTTCCAATGTCCTGTCTCCAAGTTATAACAAGCATTACACATGCCTCCCTTTTGGCAGCTACACGTTTATAAATGTCACTGATGGAAGGGAAGACAAAGAGGGCACAGGAAACAGTCGCAGAAACATGGTTGAAGTTGCTGTTGTTTTGCACCTAATCCAAACCATCTTTATAT CTTGGAAAAGGATGGACCAAGGGCTCAGCATCGGCGTGGTCTCTCCATATAAAGCTCAAGTTGATGCAATTAAAAGCCGACTTGGCAAAAAATATGATACATGTGATGGCTTTCATGTGCGGGTGAAATCCACTGATGGTTTCCAAGGAGAAGAGGATGATATAATAATACTATCAACAGTTAGATCCAATGAGAGAGGAGTTGTCGGGTTTCTTGCTGATAACCGAAGAACAAATGTTGCTCTCACTAGAGCACG GCACTGTCTTTGGATTGTTGGCAATGCTCATACCCTGTCTAAAAGTGGGACCGAATGGACAGACCTTGTTGCTGATGCAGAAAGACGTAAATGTGTTTTCTGTGCCACTAACGATGCAGCCATCTGTAAGTTAGTTGTCCAAGTAAAGCAAGagcttgatgaacttgatgatcTTCTTAATGCTGATTCAGCGGTTTTTAGCAAAACCAGATGGAAG GTCGTTCTTAGTGACGAGTTTAGAAAGTCTTTCACCAAACTAAAATCAACCCAGCTCAGGAAGGAAGTACTCCAAAAGCTTATCAGACTCGGAGATGGTTGGAGGACAACAGTTAAGAACATTGATATACCTGGTGCTTCtcatattgcaaaaatatacaaggtCAGGAACCTGTATCTTGTTTGGAGTACTGACGTGGAGAAAACCGAAGGAAGGTATTTTCAGATAATAAGAATTTGGGACCTAGTGTCACAGCAAAATGTTGCCAGAACTGTTCAACATCTCGAAAATCTATTTTCCATGTACACGGATGATTACCTGGATCATTGCAGGAGGGTGCAGACACAGGG GAAGCTGGAGGTTCCTATGGTTTGGCATATTGAGCATGATATTATCCGCTTTAATAAGGATTGCAATGTCGATGCTCATGAAGAGCATAATCTCGTGGATACATCATATGCCATGGAGAACTCAAAAGTTAGTGAAAGCTTCTTGCTGATGAAATTCTACTCCTTATCATCTGGTGTGGCAAAGCATTTGCTGACAGCTACTGATGGGTCTGAAATCGACATCCCCTTTGAACTGACTGATGAAGAGCAGATTATAGTCCAATTCCCGCTCACTAGTTTTATTCTTGGGAGGTCAGGCACCGGAAAGACAACTGTATTGACTATGAAGCTGATTCAAAAAGAGCAACAGTCACTGATTGCATCCCAAGGTCTAAATTTCGATGCAGCTGATTTATCTGGGGTAGATGACAATAATATTATGCCACTTAAGAATGGAGGAGACAGTTTCGTGAAACAAGTATTTATCACTGTAAGCCCCAAGTTATGTTCAGCTATAAAAGATCACATCTGCGGACTTAAAAG ATTTGGCACCGGTGATGTCTCAGATCAGTCTAGCATTCTTCACATGCATGACATCATGGATGACCTGGAAGAGTTTACAGAAATTCCTGACAGTTTTCGTGATCTACCTCATGAGCACTATCCTCTTACTATAACATATCGTAAGTTTTTGATGATGCTTGATGGAACATGCCGGACATCATTTTTTGATGCGTTTTATGGTGAAATGAAGACAAGCTTTGAGAGAGGCCACTCAAGATCTCGTGCGGTGCAAACTTTTATTGAATTGAAGGAAGTTACCTATGAAAAATTTGCTACTTTCTACTGGCCTCGTTTTAATGCAGATCTAACAAAGAAATTTGCTGCTTCCACTGTCTTCACTGAAATAATTTCTCATATAAAGGGTGCATATCAAGCAAGTAGGCCTTATATTGGCAAACTGGGAAGACAGGATTATGTGATGCTTTCAGATAAAAGATTTTCATGTTTGAACAATGAGAAGAGAGATAGAATTTATGATATATTCCTTGAATATGAGAGCATGAAATGCACTGCCAAGGAGTTCGATTTGTCAGATTTCGTCAATAGTCTTCACAGCAGTCTTGTATCTGAGGGCTACCATGGCGATATGGTGGATTTTGTTTACATAGATGAGGTACAGGATCTCACCATGACACAGATTGCACTTCTGAAGTATGTCTGTATGAACATCAAGGAAGGATTCCTTTTTGCCGGTGATACTGCACAGACTATAGCAAGGGGTATCGATTTCAGGTTTGAAGATATCCGTTCGCTTTTTTATACTACATTCCTCTCAGAAACTGAAGCGTCTAATCAAGGACTTAAACATGGGAAAAAACCCCATCTCTCTGATATGTTCCAACTGTCTCAAAATTTCCGCACACATTCTGGCATCCTCCGTATGGCACAAAGTATCATGAGCCTTCTGTACTTCTTTTTCCCGTCAAGTGTTGACAAGCTCAATCCAGAGACTGGACTTGTATATGGAGAAGCTCCTGTGCTGCTGGAGTCTGATAATGATGAAAATGCAATTATGACTATTTTTGGAGAAAGCAAAACTAAACATGGTAACCTGCGTGGGTTTGGTGCTGAGCAAGTCATATTAGTTCGTGATGATGCTGCGAAAAAACAAATTATTGATCTTGTTGGTAAACAAGCTCTTGTTTTGACTATTGTTGAATGCAAGGGCCTTGAGTTTCAG GATGTGCTGTTGTACAACTTTTTTGGTTCGTCACCTTTAAGAAACAAATGGAGAGTTCTCTATGGCTACATGAAAGATAAAGATATTATGTCACACTCTGAGGAGATCTCTCATCCGGGTTTCGACAGAAGCAAGCATTATCTTCTCTGTTCAGAGCTGAAGCAACTATATGTTGCAATCACACGCACTAGGCAAAGACTCTGGATATGTGAAAATACAGAGGATTACTGTCGACCAATGTTTGACTACTGGAAGAAGTTGTGTCTAGTAGAAGTTAGATTACTAGATTCTTCCCTCATTCAGGCAATGCAGACGGGGAGCAGCAGTGATGATTGGAGGCTACGGGGCACCAAG TTATTCAATGAGGGGCAATTCGAGATGGCTACTATGTGCTTCGAAAAGGCCGGTGATGCACACAGAGAGAAGTTGGCAAGAGCTGCTGGACTTGTAGCGACTGCTAACCGTGTCATCTCAACAAATTTGGAGTTGGGCAAGGCTTCGTTGCAAACAGCATCAGAGATTTACGAGTCCATAGGCATGCATGAGAAAGCTGCTACATGCTATATCAAATTAGGAGACTACAAAAAAGCAG GTATGGTCTATATGCAAAAATGTGGTACTTCTAAACTTGAGGATGCTGGTGATTGTTTTGCTATGGCTGAATGCTGGTTGGAGGCAGCTGAAGTGTTCTTGAAAGCTAAATGTTACACAAAGTTTTTCTCCATGTGCTCGAAAGGGAAAAATTTATTCAATCTGGGCTTGCAGTTTCTGCAACAGTTAGAAGAGGAACATTCACTTGAGAATTCAAAATCCTTGGAGGTTTCTGCAATTAGAACAAAGTATCTGGATAATTGTGCTCAACATTATTTTGAGCGTGGTGACATAAAGCATATGATGCCTTTTGTTAAAGCTTTCAGCTCTATGGATGATGTACGTGCATTCCTAAATTCTAGGAATCTTGTTGATGAACTGTTGAGTTTGGAGATGGAAATGGGTAATTTCCTAGAAGCTGCAGGAATTGTAAAGCATAATGGAGATGTCTTACTGGAGGTAGACATGCTCGAGAAGGCAGGCTTGTTTGAGGATGCGACACGGCTTCTCCTACTCCATATCATTGTGGATTCCTTGTGGTCCTCAAATAGCAGAGGGTGGCCTCCCAAAAGATATGCAGAGAAGGAACAACTGCTTTCAAGAGCCAAAGAGATGGCGGAAAAGGTCTCTGAGTGCTTCTACCGCTTTGTTTGCGTGGAAGCTGATGCACTGTCAGATGTGAATAAGTCTCTTCCCAGTTTAAATTGCACTTTGCTTGAGGGCAGAAAATGTGCAAACTTGTTAGTTGAACTTGTTGCTTCCCGTTCGATTCTTGATGTTCATCTCCAGTCTCGAGCGTCTGGATACAATATAGAATTAGGGGCAGGACCTGAAGATGAAAATAGTTGTACTGATATGCTGGCCTCTAACCAGATGTCACCCCAAACTCTGTTTTATGTTTGGAATCACTGGAAGTCAATCATAATCAAAGTACTATCTCATCTCTGCCACACCGATGGTCCAGAATTAAATGATTATGCAATTATGTATGAAGATCTTTGTGCTAAGTACTTTGGATTGAGAAAGGATGGTGAAGTTGACAGATATGTGGTACTTAACGTGAATGCAAGTTGGCTTTCTACTACTGGCAGAAATTCTTTGCAGCAAGATGGCAACAGATGTTTCTTGGGTGCCCCTCAGTGTTATTCATGTGCTCAGTGTTTCTGGATGAATGAGCTGTCTTCTGTTGGTTTCAGTGTACTTAAGAAGTTGGAGTCCATTGTTCAAATTTCTCCAAATCCATCATCTTCTTATACACTGGTGAGAACTATCCTTATCATAAATGAGATAGCAAAGTTTTTGGAAGAACCACAGTTCAGTATGACAAAAAGTTCCATGAAGTTAAGAAGCTTTTTTGTTCTCTGCGAGCGTCGCTTCTTTGAGTTAGTTTTTCTTCTGTGGAGAGATGGGACAACAAGGAGCCTCTTGCGTATACTTGACTCACCAGCTGCATATGGATTGATTGCTGATTCTCTTGGTGCAAATCTTCGCCCGGAAAATAAAAAACTGACTCATGGGCATCTTGGGAGAACAACCATGCTCCTGCTTCATGCAGCACAATTGGACGAAGAGCTACTTTCAAGATTGCTGCAGTACCTGGACAATAATTCTGAGTGGGCAGAATTTTTTCAATATTTCAAGAGATTTCTTGACAGTGGTGGTGATAGATCCTCCTTGATCTTGAACTTTAAGCGTTCTCTTGATTTTACCTTCAATGTGAAGTGGAAGGATGAACTAGACTACATATCCCCAATATGCTATGTGGGTCTTATGGAGTGCCTTGGTTTTATGGCTTCATCATGCTTAATACAGAATGATTTTATATGCTGCACGAAATCTCTGTTGGTCAATATGTTGGAGTGCCGTACCAGCAAGGTTTACATTGACACCTGCCTGGTATCTAACTCGAGCCCAGATTCCGATCTTCATCGTTTGGCATGCTCATCAGGCCATTTCATGTATCATACAATTATGACTATCTTGACGACCAAACATATGCTCCAGGAATGGGTACATAAGACTTCAAGTCCTTCTAGTACTTCATACAAACAAGTCCTCCTTAGACTAGTTGTTACACTTTATCCACTGATCCTTACCCTTTCTCTGGGGGATTGCTATGAGGTCACAAGTAACCTCCTGAGGAATGAAGTGTTTAAGGATTTACCTTTGGAGTTCTCTCAGAAGATTGTACGTGCTTTGCAAATGAAGTCTCGCACACCGAACAACTTCACAAGTGAGCTTGCTGATGCACTCGCCGCAATCGGAGATAATATGGTAGTTATTGGTTCACCCAAGGGCCCAGTAGTCTGTCAAAACttaaatgcttatatgattagcaAAGAGGATTTGCATGATGTTTCAAAGATAATGGCTCTTCTGTGTCCTGAAGAACCAAGTTCTGTAAAGCAGGAAACTCCGTTGCCTGAAGAAACTGATGGTGATAAGTCTGGCAATGTTATTTCTGGAAACATTCCTAAGGCTGTACTAGATAATGAGATGGAGCGTAGGAGTGAGATAGATTCTATTGAGGTACTCTTTGAGAAGCTTGCGAGTCTTCGAGCCAACAGGGAAGGCCTG AGAGATCCACGGGCTGTTATTGAATTCCTTATAAGTGCCCTTCCATGGCTGGAAAGTGGTTTTATATCAGGGATTGATAAACGATTGCTGGAAGACATCAGGCGCATCTGCAGTGAGTTCGAAAATGGGTCTGACAG GGCGAAGAGAAACGCGTGTCTTGCTGTGGAGAAGCTGTTGCAAAGTGAGGACAAACTGCCGCTGATCTTCCGCTTGCTGACTGCTGCGAGGCTATGCATGTTTACAAATCAAATGAGAGAAAAAGCCATGAATGACAGGAGGAACAATGCTGCAGCGGACGCTGTCCTGCCTCACGCTGAAGCCGACGGATGGTCAGATGACGATGAGCCTGACACGGGAGAAGCCGCCTCAACTTCCAAAAAGGCGGTGCAGAAGCAGAAGGGCATGAAGAAATCCAAAAAGTCCAAGGGCCGCGGCAAGAAGTGA